The following proteins are encoded in a genomic region of Maribacter hydrothermalis:
- a CDS encoding TonB-dependent receptor — MRKMYFAIAVFFITVTAFSQGNITGTVLDGDSNSPLPGATVMVKGTTNGTSSDFDGNFTINVSSATGTLVVSYIGFNSKQIAFSSAGSIGSIVLEPNAEELEGVVVVGRGIIDLASDRQTPIAVSSIPVEIIQEKIGTQDITMTMVNTPSVYVSGQAGGYGDSDIRVRGFEQDNTAFLLNGQPINGMEDGKMYWSNWSGLNDISSGVQIQRGLGSSKLAISSVGGTVNFVTKATEMNAGGFAYATVANDNYIKTTAGYNTGVSEKGWGLSVMLSHWQGDGYNEGNFGEGQTYFISAGYRPNDNHGFNFLITGAPQFHDQNFTKSIADYQQYGLRYNNNWGTYNGQYMTERRNFYHKPVANLNWDWTISDKSNLSTVLYASWGNGGGTGNLGNRIRTDEGRIDYEAIYTQNAAVTDGAGVNFGSEPAYITRSSMNLHSWYGLITNYETKLTDELSWNVGFDLRTYYGKHFRVASNLHGLNSFTDNIRLRDQNNDHQTYGSFGTYKFATATETFRPSGWEAAFDSYPLDQKIGYNNEERISYGGLFTQLEYANDNLSAFFQGSVSNQYHQRFDDYQYADQSLIDGTSSQSTGVALPAGITPGTDSEKVDNFGYNAKAGFSYKASDAHAFYVNTGYYNRQPYHDNIYLNFTNQVNPLTENEKIFGLEAGYGFKSSIFSANVNLYRTSWKDRVVSSSNIVDDVVQFTTNFGTEQLHSGVELDFKLRPATDLSFNGFLSVGDWEYKGEAVQQITDENRNVISFENEDFDGGKVGGAAQLSGGLGFAYKISQKFSIDSDWRYYDNLYSDVGAVKENLKLPSFNLLDAGVTFKVPLGVDKLKQLKIRGNINNVFDTEYLSRLTTTNFAEAGDVTYDGIAVSNQGYFGWGRTWNVTLRYEF; from the coding sequence ATGAGAAAAATGTATTTCGCAATTGCGGTGTTTTTTATAACCGTAACTGCTTTTTCACAAGGAAACATTACTGGTACTGTTTTAGATGGCGATTCAAACTCTCCTCTTCCTGGTGCTACAGTAATGGTAAAAGGTACCACCAATGGTACTTCATCCGATTTTGACGGAAATTTTACAATTAATGTAAGTTCAGCTACTGGAACACTAGTAGTGTCTTACATAGGATTTAATTCTAAGCAAATTGCTTTCAGTTCAGCAGGTAGTATTGGTTCAATTGTATTGGAGCCAAATGCTGAAGAGTTAGAAGGCGTAGTTGTAGTTGGTAGAGGTATAATTGACCTTGCTAGTGATAGACAAACACCAATTGCGGTATCATCTATTCCTGTTGAAATTATTCAGGAGAAAATAGGTACTCAAGATATTACAATGACAATGGTAAACACGCCGTCAGTGTATGTATCTGGACAAGCGGGTGGTTATGGAGATTCTGACATTAGGGTTCGTGGTTTTGAGCAAGATAACACGGCATTCCTATTAAACGGACAGCCAATTAACGGCATGGAAGACGGTAAAATGTACTGGTCTAACTGGTCTGGTTTAAACGATATTTCTAGTGGAGTTCAAATTCAACGTGGGTTAGGTTCTTCTAAATTAGCAATATCATCTGTTGGTGGTACGGTAAACTTTGTTACCAAAGCAACAGAAATGAATGCAGGTGGTTTTGCTTACGCAACGGTTGCTAACGATAACTACATTAAAACAACGGCAGGCTATAATACGGGTGTTTCTGAAAAAGGTTGGGGTTTAAGTGTTATGCTTTCACACTGGCAAGGAGATGGCTACAACGAAGGTAACTTCGGTGAAGGTCAAACTTATTTCATTTCTGCTGGTTATAGACCAAATGACAATCATGGTTTTAACTTTTTGATTACCGGTGCTCCACAATTTCACGATCAAAACTTTACAAAATCTATAGCTGACTATCAACAGTATGGTTTACGATACAATAATAACTGGGGTACGTATAACGGTCAGTACATGACTGAAAGAAGAAACTTTTACCACAAGCCAGTTGCTAACTTAAACTGGGATTGGACTATAAGTGATAAATCGAATCTTTCAACTGTATTATATGCCTCTTGGGGTAATGGTGGTGGTACCGGTAACTTAGGTAACCGTATTAGAACAGATGAAGGACGTATAGATTATGAGGCCATTTATACCCAAAATGCGGCAGTAACGGATGGTGCAGGTGTTAATTTTGGTTCAGAACCGGCATATATAACTAGATCATCTATGAACCTACATAGTTGGTATGGTTTAATTACTAACTATGAAACTAAACTTACTGATGAGCTTTCTTGGAACGTAGGTTTCGATTTAAGAACATATTATGGTAAGCACTTTAGAGTTGCATCTAACCTACATGGCTTAAATTCTTTTACAGATAATATTAGATTAAGAGATCAAAACAACGATCATCAAACTTACGGTAGTTTTGGAACATATAAGTTTGCTACAGCAACGGAAACATTTAGACCTTCTGGTTGGGAAGCTGCTTTTGATTCTTATCCATTAGATCAAAAAATCGGCTATAATAATGAGGAACGTATTTCTTATGGTGGTCTATTTACTCAGTTAGAGTATGCTAATGATAATTTATCTGCATTTTTCCAAGGTTCTGTTTCTAACCAATATCACCAAAGATTTGATGATTATCAATATGCTGATCAGTCATTAATTGATGGTACTTCTAGCCAATCAACCGGTGTAGCGTTACCTGCAGGAATAACGCCTGGTACAGATTCTGAAAAAGTGGATAATTTTGGATATAACGCAAAGGCAGGTTTTAGCTACAAAGCTTCCGATGCTCATGCTTTTTATGTTAACACTGGTTACTATAATCGTCAACCTTATCACGATAATATTTACTTGAATTTTACAAACCAAGTTAACCCATTAACGGAAAATGAAAAGATTTTCGGTTTAGAGGCTGGTTATGGTTTCAAGAGTTCAATATTCTCTGCTAATGTTAACTTGTATAGAACTTCATGGAAAGATAGAGTTGTATCTAGCTCTAATATTGTTGATGATGTGGTTCAATTTACTACCAACTTTGGTACCGAGCAATTGCACTCTGGTGTTGAATTAGACTTCAAATTAAGACCAGCAACCGATCTTTCATTTAATGGATTTTTATCTGTAGGTGATTGGGAATATAAAGGAGAAGCGGTACAACAAATTACTGATGAAAACAGAAATGTAATTAGCTTTGAAAATGAAGATTTTGATGGTGGTAAAGTTGGTGGTGCTGCACAATTATCTGGTGGTTTAGGCTTTGCCTATAAAATAAGCCAGAAGTTCTCAATTGATTCAGACTGGAGATATTATGATAACTTATATTCTGATGTAGGTGCGGTAAAAGAAAACCTTAAGTTGCCTTCTTTTAATTTATTGGATGCAGGTGTTACTTTTAAAGTTCCATTAGGTGTTGATAAGTTAAAACAATTGAAAATAAGAGGTAATATTAATAACGTTTTTGATACTGAGTATTTATCTAGATTAACTACCACTAACTTTGCAGAAGCTGGTGATGTAACTTATGATGGTATTGCGGTATCTAACCAAGGTTACTTTGGATGGGGTAGAACTTGGAACGTTACGTTACGTTACGAATTCTAA
- the pgi gene encoding glucose-6-phosphate isomerase — MILNKINPTETEIWEKLSTHYKETKDAHLRDLFSSDVKRAQKFTIQWNDFLFDYSKNRISSETMKLLLQLAEEVNLKSAIKEYYAGGIINETEGRAVLHTALRGKKTDKVLVDGVNVMPEIYEVKQHIKEFTNSVINGDLKGYTGKAFTDVVNIGIGGSDLGPAMVTEALKFYKNQLSIHFVSNVDGDHVHEVLKTLNPETTLFVVVSKTFTTQETLSNATTIKKWFLKHATQKDIAKHFAAVSTNSEKIAEFGIDVANVFPMWDWVGGRFSLWSAVGLTIALAVGFENFDALLQGANEADIHFKDADFSENIPVIMALISVWYNNFYGAETEAIIPYAQYLSRFSAYLQQGIMESNGKSVDRAGKTVGYETGTIIWGEPGTNSQHAFFQLIHQGTKLIPTDFIGFKHSLHGDKDHHNKLMANYFAQTEALMNGKTKAEVVKELESKNVSKEEVKQLAPFKVFTGNKPTNTILIDKLTPKSLGSLIAIYEHKIFVQGVIWNIFSYDQWGVELGKQLAGTILKDIENAKISNHDSSTLRLLQYFKK, encoded by the coding sequence ATGATATTAAATAAAATTAACCCAACGGAAACGGAAATTTGGGAAAAGCTTAGTACTCATTATAAAGAAACAAAAGATGCTCATTTAAGAGATCTTTTCTCTTCTGATGTAAAAAGGGCTCAGAAGTTTACTATACAATGGAATGATTTTCTTTTTGATTACTCTAAGAATAGAATATCGTCTGAAACTATGAAGTTGTTACTTCAATTAGCTGAAGAGGTTAATTTAAAAAGTGCCATTAAAGAGTATTATGCTGGGGGTATAATAAATGAAACGGAAGGTAGAGCAGTATTACATACCGCTTTAAGAGGTAAAAAGACAGACAAAGTTTTGGTTGATGGTGTCAATGTGATGCCAGAGATTTATGAAGTAAAACAGCATATTAAGGAATTTACGAATTCTGTAATTAATGGTGATTTAAAAGGATATACAGGAAAGGCTTTTACAGATGTAGTAAATATTGGAATCGGTGGCTCAGATTTAGGTCCGGCAATGGTAACTGAAGCTTTAAAGTTTTATAAAAATCAGTTATCTATTCATTTTGTTAGTAATGTAGATGGTGATCATGTTCATGAAGTTTTAAAAACATTAAATCCAGAAACAACTTTGTTTGTAGTAGTGTCTAAGACGTTTACGACACAAGAAACATTAAGCAACGCAACTACTATTAAAAAATGGTTTTTAAAACATGCAACACAAAAAGATATTGCAAAGCATTTTGCCGCGGTATCCACAAATAGCGAAAAGATAGCAGAATTCGGTATTGATGTGGCCAATGTCTTCCCTATGTGGGATTGGGTAGGCGGTAGATTTTCGCTATGGAGCGCTGTAGGTTTAACTATTGCTTTAGCGGTTGGCTTTGAAAATTTTGATGCCTTATTGCAAGGAGCAAATGAAGCGGATATTCACTTTAAGGATGCTGATTTTTCAGAAAATATTCCAGTAATTATGGCACTGATTAGTGTTTGGTATAATAATTTTTATGGAGCAGAGACTGAAGCTATTATTCCATATGCGCAATATTTAAGTAGATTCTCGGCATATTTACAGCAGGGTATCATGGAAAGTAATGGTAAAAGTGTCGATAGGGCAGGTAAAACTGTCGGGTATGAAACAGGTACTATTATATGGGGTGAGCCAGGAACTAATTCGCAACATGCATTTTTTCAATTAATCCACCAAGGTACTAAGTTAATCCCTACAGATTTTATTGGCTTTAAACATTCATTACATGGAGATAAAGATCACCATAACAAATTAATGGCAAATTATTTTGCGCAGACAGAAGCTTTAATGAATGGTAAGACCAAAGCTGAGGTCGTTAAGGAATTAGAATCTAAAAATGTATCAAAAGAAGAAGTTAAGCAGCTTGCGCCCTTTAAAGTTTTTACGGGAAACAAGCCTACCAATACCATTCTTATTGATAAATTAACACCAAAGTCGCTAGGGTCTTTAATTGCTATTTATGAGCATAAAATATTTGTCCAAGGAGTAATCTGGAACATTTTTAGTTATGATCAATGGGGTGTTGAGTTGGGAAAACAACTTGCTGGAACAATTTTAAAAGATATTGAAAATGCAAAAATTTCAAATCACGATAGTTCTACTTTAAGACTTCTTCAATATTTTAAGAAATAA
- a CDS encoding M23 family metallopeptidase: MQKYWGIILAMAVLVSCKDDTVQKNDIAQEVNIPEAKVVNKQFGFDLDEFNVQLDTVKSGDSFGELMMKNKVDYPKIAAISENHRDSFDVRKIRVGKPYLILKSKDTTAQAQVFIYENDPINYTVIDLRDSVKVYTNKRKVKYVQREVSGVIESSLSEAILEQGIDYNVTHNLANVYAWTIDFSRLQKNDKFKVIYNEKYINDTVYAGAEPIEAAFFEHNGKPIYAFAYESDSLNNVIDYFDEDANNLRRTFLRMPVEYGRLSSRYNLKRRIKHYGFKVRPHKGTDYAAPIGTPIMATADGTVIESTRRGGNGKYVKIRHNGTYDTQYLHMKAQKVKKGEFVRQGDVIGWIGMTGSTAGPHVCYRFWKNGKQVDPLKEELPQAEPLHDTLKPNYFAYISTFKEQLDCIIYPKVLLEEDEDLLTLNQEDDIK; encoded by the coding sequence ATGCAGAAATATTGGGGCATAATATTGGCAATGGCTGTATTGGTATCGTGTAAAGATGATACGGTACAGAAGAATGACATTGCGCAAGAAGTTAATATACCAGAGGCTAAAGTTGTAAATAAGCAATTTGGTTTTGATCTAGACGAGTTTAATGTGCAGTTAGACACGGTAAAGTCAGGTGATAGTTTTGGAGAGTTAATGATGAAAAATAAGGTCGATTATCCTAAAATAGCTGCAATTTCGGAAAATCACAGAGATTCATTCGACGTTCGTAAGATTAGGGTTGGTAAACCTTATTTAATTTTAAAATCCAAGGATACTACAGCGCAAGCTCAAGTTTTCATTTATGAAAATGATCCTATTAACTATACAGTAATAGACTTACGAGATAGTGTAAAGGTTTATACGAATAAAAGAAAGGTAAAATATGTTCAACGAGAAGTTTCTGGAGTAATTGAATCAAGCTTGTCAGAAGCAATACTGGAACAGGGTATAGATTATAATGTAACTCACAATCTAGCGAATGTATATGCTTGGACAATTGATTTTTCAAGACTTCAGAAAAATGATAAATTCAAGGTCATCTATAATGAAAAGTACATTAATGATACTGTTTATGCAGGAGCAGAACCTATAGAGGCTGCATTTTTTGAGCATAATGGGAAGCCAATTTATGCATTTGCCTATGAAAGTGATTCGTTAAATAACGTTATCGACTATTTTGATGAAGACGCAAATAATCTAAGACGAACTTTTTTAAGAATGCCGGTTGAATATGGTAGGTTGTCATCACGGTATAATCTTAAAAGAAGAATAAAACATTACGGGTTTAAAGTAAGACCTCATAAAGGAACAGATTACGCTGCACCAATAGGAACACCAATTATGGCAACTGCCGACGGTACTGTAATAGAATCTACCAGAAGAGGAGGCAACGGAAAGTATGTAAAGATTAGGCATAACGGAACTTATGATACGCAATACCTTCATATGAAAGCTCAAAAAGTTAAAAAAGGAGAGTTTGTGCGCCAAGGTGATGTTATTGGGTGGATTGGAATGACAGGGAGTACCGCAGGTCCGCATGTCTGTTATCGCTTTTGGAAGAATGGGAAACAAGTAGATCCTTTAAAAGAAGAACTTCCGCAAGCAGAACCTTTGCACGACACATTAAAACCAAACTATTTCGCATATATTTCTACTTTTAAGGAACAGTTAGATTGTATTATATATCCTAAAGTTTTATTAGAAGAAGACGAAGATTTATTAACACTCAATCAAGAAGATGATATTAAATAA
- a CDS encoding tryptophan 2,3-dioxygenase family protein, with product MKDKEKIESQISKLEEKYKDSGQDLSSYLDGLLHQRYLTYWDYIHLDTLLSLQIPRTHFPDEEIFIMYHQITELYFKLILHEQKQLVDDKSDNIDFFVEKVRRINSYYTVLISSFGVMIKGMEREQFLQFRMALLPASGFQSAQFRMIEIYATPLENLIHISDRSALTSENSIEDLYEHIYWKKGATDIETGEKTLTLKQFEYRYTPRLIRIAKQVKNATIYHKYVNLPADLKKNEALVKALKALDVNANINWQLMHMGSAHRYLRRESGDIEATGGTNWKDYLPPSFQKIVFFPDLYTFEELENWGKQWVDHMLNPEKSKI from the coding sequence ATGAAAGACAAAGAGAAGATTGAATCTCAAATTTCTAAACTTGAAGAAAAATACAAAGATTCAGGGCAAGATTTAAGCTCTTATCTAGATGGGTTATTACACCAACGGTACCTAACGTATTGGGACTATATTCACTTAGATACCCTTTTAAGCCTTCAAATACCAAGAACTCATTTCCCCGATGAAGAAATTTTCATCATGTACCATCAAATAACAGAGCTTTATTTTAAATTGATTTTGCATGAGCAAAAACAATTAGTAGATGATAAAAGCGACAATATTGATTTTTTCGTTGAGAAAGTTAGAAGAATAAATAGTTATTACACCGTTCTTATTTCTTCTTTTGGTGTTATGATCAAAGGAATGGAACGTGAGCAGTTTTTGCAGTTTAGAATGGCTTTATTGCCAGCAAGCGGATTCCAATCTGCGCAGTTTAGAATGATCGAGATTTATGCTACACCTTTAGAGAATTTGATACATATTTCTGACAGATCTGCACTAACATCAGAAAATTCCATAGAAGATTTATACGAACATATATATTGGAAAAAAGGGGCTACCGATATTGAAACAGGAGAAAAAACACTTACTTTAAAGCAATTTGAGTATCGTTACACGCCAAGGTTAATACGAATAGCAAAGCAGGTAAAAAATGCAACCATTTATCATAAATATGTAAACCTACCGGCAGATTTAAAGAAAAACGAAGCACTTGTTAAGGCTTTAAAGGCTTTAGATGTAAATGCCAATATTAATTGGCAATTAATGCATATGGGGTCCGCACATAGATATTTAAGAAGAGAGTCTGGGGATATAGAAGCTACAGGCGGTACTAATTGGAAAGATTATTTACCCCCTAGCTTTCAGAAAATAGTTTTTTTCCCGGACTTATATACATTTGAAGAATTAGAAAATTGGGGAAAACAATGGGTAGATCATATGTTGAATCCTGAAAAATCAAAAATATAG
- a CDS encoding DUF3108 domain-containing protein, with protein MKKLILLTLFLFSFGVQSQNTHSAFKTGEWLKFRMHYGFLNASYATLQVNSTTINETPVYHVVGHGETTGVASWFFKVDDTYESYFDKEDGKPFRFVRKINEGGYTKDVEINFDYKTSKAELNDKKNKKKLNFTLQDNIQDLISAFYFLRNNYKTEDLEIGKAITLKMLYDDDGIFNFKLKYLGKDIVNTKYGKVECLKFRPLVQSGRVFKEQESLSLWVSNDDNRIPIRIKADLAVGAIKADLDGYNGLKHQFKIIMD; from the coding sequence ATGAAAAAATTGATTTTGCTTACCCTTTTCTTGTTTTCTTTTGGTGTTCAAAGTCAAAATACTCATTCTGCTTTTAAAACAGGTGAGTGGTTAAAATTTAGAATGCATTATGGCTTTTTAAATGCAAGCTACGCAACATTACAAGTTAATTCTACTACTATAAATGAAACACCTGTTTACCATGTTGTTGGTCATGGAGAAACAACGGGTGTTGCCAGTTGGTTTTTTAAGGTAGATGATACTTATGAAAGTTATTTTGACAAAGAGGATGGTAAACCTTTTAGATTTGTTCGTAAAATAAATGAAGGTGGTTATACTAAAGATGTTGAAATAAACTTTGATTATAAAACATCGAAAGCAGAACTAAATGACAAGAAAAACAAGAAAAAGCTTAATTTTACATTGCAGGACAACATACAGGATTTAATATCCGCCTTTTATTTTTTAAGAAATAACTATAAGACAGAAGATCTTGAAATAGGAAAGGCAATTACCCTGAAAATGCTTTATGATGATGACGGTATTTTTAATTTTAAGCTTAAGTATTTAGGTAAAGATATTGTCAACACAAAATATGGTAAAGTAGAATGTTTAAAATTTAGGCCGCTAGTACAATCTGGCCGTGTTTTTAAAGAACAGGAAAGTTTATCATTATGGGTTTCAAATGATGACAATAGAATTCCCATTCGAATAAAAGCAGATTTAGCAGTAGGAGCTATAAAGGCAGATTTAGACGGGTATAATGGACTTAAGCATCAGTTTAAAATTATAATGGATTAG
- a CDS encoding patatin-like phospholipase family protein — MQRTLIVVALVLSHCSVLYGQADSIKKRPKVGLVLSGGGAKGMAHIGALKVIEEAGVQIDYIGGSSMGAIVGALYAAGYSAAELDSMFNATNFGSLIQDNLPRSAKTFYEKEDSERYALTLPFKNFKVSVPPAYSGGQNIYNEFVKLLYHVKDIDDFNKLPTPFVCIATDIETGKQVVLNSGYLPEAILASGTLPSLFEPTIIDDKVLIDGGVVNNYPIDEVRAMGADIIIGVDVQHDLSERDALLSATEILLQINNYRTVADMQIKAKKTDIYIKPHIEKFSIIEFNKLNEIIKTGEDAANLKIEELKKIGTPIKKEKAPISVVDSKETLVINRLLIDGNTDHTRGYVKGKLRFNLDEPISFKKLQQGIGNMAATGNFKTIRYKLLDNINGGEDLILPLDETLNTSFLRVGAHFDDLYKSGAMINLTKRRLLSKDDVASFDLILGDNIRYNMEYYIDKGSYWSFGINSRFNDFEQEINFDLISDNFEVATDTRLNRINLNISDFTNQLYFQTVIKEEFSFTLGAEHKYLQYSTRTLGDIENIDTGVSTNNGRTYFEKSNYASVFGSLKLDTYNDKYFPSKGLYFSGDMHYYLLSSDYNENFKDFSVSKARMGMAFPLAKNLSLNLETEGGFKLGTSNVTTFDFVLGGYGTDFINNMIPFVGYDFLSLPGNSFVKAYARLDFEFAKKNHALFTANFANIDDDIFRIGDWFKAPTYSGYGIGYGWESFIGPVNLLYSWTPETSNSRFFVSIGYWF; from the coding sequence ATGCAAAGAACATTAATTGTTGTGGCATTAGTATTGTCGCATTGTTCAGTTCTTTATGGGCAAGCAGATTCCATTAAAAAAAGGCCTAAGGTTGGCTTGGTGCTTAGTGGTGGCGGTGCAAAAGGTATGGCGCACATTGGGGCATTAAAAGTAATAGAGGAAGCCGGTGTGCAAATAGATTATATTGGGGGCTCAAGCATGGGAGCTATTGTGGGTGCGTTATATGCAGCAGGGTATTCTGCTGCGGAACTAGACTCTATGTTTAATGCTACGAATTTTGGATCGCTTATCCAGGACAACCTGCCTAGAAGCGCAAAAACATTTTATGAAAAAGAAGATTCAGAACGGTATGCTTTAACATTGCCATTTAAAAATTTTAAGGTATCGGTGCCACCAGCTTATTCAGGAGGACAAAACATTTATAATGAATTCGTTAAGCTCTTATATCATGTAAAAGATATAGATGATTTCAATAAACTTCCCACACCATTTGTATGTATTGCTACGGATATTGAAACAGGTAAGCAGGTTGTACTAAATTCTGGATATTTGCCCGAAGCTATTTTGGCAAGTGGTACTTTGCCCTCGCTCTTTGAACCTACAATTATTGATGATAAGGTTTTAATTGATGGGGGGGTGGTCAATAACTATCCTATTGACGAGGTTAGGGCAATGGGCGCGGATATTATTATTGGTGTAGATGTGCAGCACGATTTATCTGAAAGAGATGCATTATTATCTGCTACGGAAATATTATTACAGATTAATAACTATCGTACGGTTGCAGACATGCAGATAAAAGCAAAGAAAACGGATATCTATATAAAGCCTCACATAGAAAAATTTTCTATAATTGAGTTTAATAAATTAAACGAAATTATTAAAACTGGTGAAGATGCCGCCAATTTAAAAATAGAAGAACTTAAGAAAATTGGAACACCGATAAAGAAAGAGAAAGCACCTATAAGTGTTGTAGATTCTAAGGAAACCTTAGTTATTAACCGATTGTTAATTGATGGTAATACAGACCATACCAGAGGTTATGTAAAAGGAAAATTAAGATTTAACTTAGATGAACCTATAAGTTTTAAAAAACTACAACAAGGCATAGGTAATATGGCTGCTACGGGTAATTTTAAGACTATTAGGTATAAATTGTTAGATAATATTAATGGTGGAGAGGATTTAATTTTACCATTAGATGAAACGTTAAACACTTCATTTTTAAGGGTAGGTGCACATTTTGATGATTTGTACAAAAGTGGGGCAATGATAAATCTTACCAAACGTAGATTATTATCTAAAGATGATGTTGCTTCTTTTGATTTAATATTGGGGGACAATATTAGATATAATATGGAGTATTATATAGATAAAGGCTCCTATTGGAGTTTTGGAATTAACTCAAGGTTTAATGATTTTGAACAAGAAATAAACTTTGATTTAATTAGCGATAATTTTGAAGTTGCTACAGACACCAGGCTCAATAGAATAAATTTAAATATATCTGATTTTACGAATCAATTATATTTTCAGACTGTTATAAAAGAAGAGTTTTCTTTTACTTTGGGGGCGGAACATAAATATTTGCAATATAGTACCAGAACCTTAGGTGATATTGAAAATATAGACACTGGGGTTTCTACAAATAATGGTAGAACGTATTTTGAAAAAAGTAATTATGCCAGTGTTTTCGGTTCTTTAAAGCTAGACACCTATAATGACAAGTATTTTCCTTCAAAGGGGTTATACTTTAGTGGAGACATGCATTACTATTTATTGTCATCTGATTACAATGAAAATTTTAAAGACTTTTCGGTTTCCAAGGCAAGAATGGGCATGGCTTTTCCATTGGCAAAAAACCTATCTTTAAATTTGGAGACTGAAGGTGGTTTTAAACTGGGAACATCTAATGTTACAACTTTCGATTTTGTTTTAGGCGGCTATGGAACTGATTTTATAAATAATATGATTCCGTTTGTTGGATACGATTTTCTAAGTTTACCCGGCAACAGTTTTGTTAAAGCATATGCTAGATTGGATTTTGAATTTGCAAAAAAGAATCATGCACTTTTTACTGCTAATTTCGCCAATATTGATGATGATATTTTTAGAATTGGAGACTGGTTTAAGGCACCAACCTATTCTGGTTATGGTATAGGGTATGGATGGGAGTCTTTTATAGGACCAGTCAATCTTTTGTATTCGTGGACACCCGAAACAAGTAACTCAAGATTTTTCGTTAGCATAGGCTATTGGTTTTAG